One stretch of Thalassovita sp. DNA includes these proteins:
- a CDS encoding CPBP family intramembrane glutamic endopeptidase, with product MNRPGRSPIRAYRAHAQFIAPAGDSAAAWRLIPGLVMAAALYLLMLWAMQNLLQILLSPDQFNAFTLSVQNGSTAIGTLYLLFSFGFLGLAIAIVTAQMHQRAPLTLIGPPKAALRQGIAVLIGLILLSLVIWILPPSEVLAPITESKAVGRWLMLLPVALLGILIQTSTEELIFRGYLQQQLAVRFDTPLIWMGLPALLFGLLHYRPEAGDSAWLLILWAALFSLFAADLTARAGTLGPAIALHFLSNAIAILFVAQDPALSGLALYSAPMDLRDSVALRQALTLDIALLGLGWLTARLVLRR from the coding sequence ATGAACCGCCCCGGCAGATCGCCCATCCGGGCCTATAGGGCCCATGCCCAATTTATCGCCCCCGCAGGTGATAGCGCAGCGGCCTGGCGGCTGATCCCCGGGCTGGTGATGGCGGCAGCGCTGTATCTGCTGATGCTCTGGGCGATGCAAAACCTGCTGCAAATCCTGCTCAGCCCTGACCAATTCAACGCCTTCACCCTTTCGGTCCAAAACGGCTCCACCGCGATCGGAACGCTTTACCTGCTGTTCAGCTTTGGGTTTCTGGGTCTCGCCATCGCGATTGTCACGGCACAGATGCACCAACGCGCGCCGTTAACCCTGATCGGGCCGCCAAAGGCCGCGTTGCGGCAGGGCATTGCCGTTCTGATCGGATTGATTCTGCTGAGCCTTGTGATCTGGATCCTGCCCCCCAGTGAGGTGCTCGCCCCGATCACAGAGAGCAAGGCCGTTGGGCGCTGGCTGATGCTGCTACCCGTCGCATTACTGGGGATCTTGATCCAAACCAGCACGGAGGAGCTGATTTTCCGCGGCTATCTGCAACAACAGCTTGCCGTCCGGTTTGACACGCCGCTGATCTGGATGGGCCTGCCTGCCCTGCTGTTTGGCCTGCTGCATTACCGCCCCGAAGCCGGTGACAGCGCTTGGCTACTGATCCTTTGGGCGGCGCTGTTTTCGCTGTTCGCAGCCGATCTCACCGCGCGTGCAGGCACCCTAGGCCCGGCAATTGCGCTGCATTTTCTGTCAAATGCCATCGCGATCCTGTTTGTCGCGCAGGATCCGGCGCTTTCGGGGCTGGCGCTTTACAGCGCGCCGATGGATCTGAGGGATTCCGTTGCGCTGCGGCAGGCGCTGACGCTGGATATCGCGCTTTTGGGACTTGGTTGGTTGACGGCGCGGCTGGTTCTGCGACGGTGA
- a CDS encoding OmpA family protein, with product MCDQIYAQYQLIAEGCPSGEADGASAAEGLAARMRESHVFFPAGGSRLDAAAKAQIAQLSEVLNISLMRQTCLRLVGHSDSVGGASVNEALSLQRATQVAEVLKAQLDDPTRVQEVLGVGEAQPLAGFATTAVENRRVELWAKTCVR from the coding sequence GTGTGTGACCAAATCTATGCACAATATCAGTTGATTGCTGAAGGCTGCCCGTCGGGTGAAGCAGACGGCGCCAGCGCTGCGGAGGGTCTTGCGGCGCGGATGCGGGAATCGCATGTGTTCTTCCCCGCTGGCGGCAGCCGTCTGGATGCGGCGGCGAAAGCTCAGATCGCGCAACTGTCTGAGGTTCTGAACATTTCATTGATGCGCCAGACCTGCCTCAGGTTGGTCGGTCATTCTGATAGTGTCGGCGGTGCTTCGGTGAATGAAGCCCTGTCTTTGCAACGAGCCACGCAAGTGGCTGAGGTGTTGAAGGCGCAGCTGGACGATCCAACGCGGGTGCAGGAGGTGCTGGGTGTTGGGGAGGCGCAACCGCTCGCCGGGTTTGCAACAACGGCGGTGGAAAATCGCCGGGTTGAGCTCTGGGCAAAGACCTGTGTGCGTTAA
- a CDS encoding DUF6478 family protein produces MAGMPGSDLIKTFVSERVQKRWAKAARAAAGEDLAALRRQRSQARELRTHLNELIHVADERLALPAIGSTQFRRPQGSDWGWRPALWRGPLPVPGMSSVQNKSQLGEEVTLFHDCAFSELTLRQLRNTREADLAPYGLRMDVFKFDGSFLSLVIDLPPEAVQGLKRRHLLRMDTIVEMEKPLEIFARLNIKHGPNTEQIVRELPLHEEEIMVEFDLAYTKLNEKRVEKAWLDLIFEGPEMNQVVLRDLTFSRRPRAEL; encoded by the coding sequence ATGGCAGGCATGCCGGGAAGCGATCTGATCAAGACATTTGTGTCGGAACGGGTGCAGAAACGCTGGGCCAAAGCCGCGCGCGCTGCGGCGGGCGAAGATCTGGCCGCCCTGCGCCGTCAGCGCAGTCAGGCGCGCGAACTGCGCACCCATTTGAATGAGCTGATTCACGTTGCCGATGAACGACTGGCGCTGCCCGCCATCGGATCAACGCAGTTTCGTCGTCCGCAGGGATCTGACTGGGGTTGGCGCCCGGCGTTGTGGCGCGGCCCTTTGCCGGTGCCCGGCATGTCGAGCGTGCAGAACAAAAGCCAGCTGGGCGAAGAGGTCACGCTGTTTCACGACTGCGCCTTTTCCGAGCTGACCCTGCGCCAGCTGCGCAACACCCGCGAAGCGGATCTGGCGCCTTACGGGCTGCGCATGGACGTGTTCAAGTTTGACGGATCCTTCCTGTCGCTGGTGATCGATCTGCCACCCGAAGCGGTGCAGGGGCTGAAACGCCGTCACCTGCTGCGGATGGACACGATTGTGGAGATGGAAAAGCCGCTGGAGATTTTTGCCCGGCTCAACATCAAGCACGGTCCCAATACCGAACAAATCGTGCGCGAACTGCCGCTGCACGAAGAAGAGATCATGGTGGAATTTGATCTCGCCTACACAAAACTGAACGAAAAGCGGGTCGAAAAGGCCTGGCTGGACCTAATTTTTGAGGGCCCCGAGATGAACCAGGTTGTATTGCGCGACCTGACCTTCTCGCGCCGGCCCCGCGCCGAACTGTAA
- a CDS encoding family 16 glycosylhydrolase, giving the protein MGSIKWLGFWRLALALGVSLANPAPALDLRAGQTDEAVANADGAQQPYPCDACIGARLPFEPGRGVEAPGSNSLVMPVLRAQGSGELRNEGFTERFDPPNRHDWHIADYQFSHPDFDTDWERRNVRISAGATLRLRPQKNQDNGFAGASLRRTATSHFGRYEALMQPARGAGVVTGFFTYTGPYYGTRHDEIDIEFLGKDTRKLHLSWWVDGALNSHVVPLGFDAADGPRLYAFEWHPDRLRWFVEGRLLHEVRAESSALPAVPSYLFFNLWAADQRLQGWAGQTAEGTTAQARILSVTFTPLQDLLTGLPRSQTGDDRRYREDAERG; this is encoded by the coding sequence ATGGGGTCGATCAAATGGCTAGGGTTTTGGCGTCTGGCGCTGGCTTTGGGTGTGTCCCTCGCCAATCCGGCACCTGCGCTGGATTTGCGTGCAGGGCAGACGGATGAAGCCGTTGCAAACGCCGACGGGGCACAACAGCCATACCCGTGTGACGCCTGTATCGGGGCGCGCTTGCCTTTTGAACCGGGCAGAGGGGTGGAGGCGCCAGGATCAAACTCGCTGGTCATGCCAGTGTTGCGCGCGCAAGGAAGCGGTGAATTGAGGAATGAAGGCTTTACAGAGCGTTTTGACCCACCCAACAGGCACGACTGGCATATTGCCGATTATCAGTTTTCGCATCCGGACTTTGACACCGATTGGGAACGCAGGAACGTCCGGATTTCAGCGGGTGCAACGCTGAGGCTCAGGCCACAAAAAAACCAAGACAACGGGTTTGCCGGCGCATCGCTCAGGCGGACGGCCACCAGCCACTTTGGTCGCTATGAGGCTCTGATGCAGCCGGCGCGTGGCGCTGGGGTGGTGACCGGGTTTTTCACTTACACAGGCCCCTATTATGGCACCCGTCATGATGAAATTGATATCGAGTTTCTTGGGAAAGACACCCGCAAGCTGCACCTGTCTTGGTGGGTGGATGGTGCGTTGAACAGTCACGTGGTGCCGCTGGGGTTTGATGCTGCGGATGGTCCGAGGCTTTATGCCTTTGAATGGCATCCCGACAGGCTGCGCTGGTTTGTCGAGGGGCGGCTGTTGCATGAGGTTCGGGCGGAGAGCTCAGCATTACCCGCGGTGCCGAGCTATCTGTTCTTTAACCTTTGGGCCGCGGATCAGCGATTGCAGGGCTGGGCGGGGCAAACCGCAGAAGGGACGACGGCGCAGGCCCGGATCCTTTCTGTCACTTTCACACCGCTGCAGGATCTGCTGACAGGATTGCCCCGATCACAGACCGGCGATGATCGCCGATACCGTGAGGATGCTGAGCGCGGTTGA
- a CDS encoding folylpolyglutamate synthase/dihydrofolate synthase family protein encodes MKQGSDAVLARMMALHPKIIDLTLDRVWRLLDALDNPQNALPPVIHIAGTNGKGSTQAMIRAGLDAAGNTVHAYTSPHLARFHERIRLAGDLISEAHLTEILDECYAKNDGGNITYFEITTCAGLLAFARTPADFTLLEVGLGGRLDATNVIDQPELTIITPISIDHEQFLGNTLTKIAGEKAGIIKRGVPCVVGPQPEEAMDVIEATAARLGAPLIAYGQHWHVWEERGRLIYQDERGLLDLPLPNLPGAHQIQNAGAAIAALRHLGKDDSAAEAAVTQAFWPARMQRLAEGPLVEAAPEAELWLDGGHNPAAGQAIGSHLASLPKRPTHLICGMLNTKDISGYLTPMMPHVASLIAVSIPDEPNSLPAEETARMAREVGMQASEADNVQSALAAIVAEEPNARVLICGSLYLAGAILRENG; translated from the coding sequence ATGAAGCAGGGTTCCGACGCCGTGCTTGCACGGATGATGGCGCTGCATCCCAAAATCATCGATCTGACGCTGGACCGGGTCTGGCGTCTGCTCGACGCTTTGGACAATCCCCAAAACGCCCTGCCGCCTGTGATCCATATCGCGGGCACCAATGGCAAAGGCTCGACCCAGGCGATGATCCGCGCCGGGCTTGATGCGGCGGGCAACACGGTCCATGCCTATACCTCACCCCATCTGGCCCGGTTCCATGAACGGATCCGTCTGGCCGGGGATCTGATCTCTGAGGCGCATCTGACCGAGATCCTGGATGAGTGCTACGCCAAGAACGATGGCGGCAACATCACTTATTTCGAGATCACCACCTGCGCCGGCCTTCTGGCCTTTGCCCGTACGCCCGCAGATTTCACCCTGTTGGAGGTGGGCTTGGGCGGGCGGCTGGACGCGACCAATGTGATCGACCAGCCCGAACTGACCATCATCACCCCGATCTCGATCGACCATGAGCAATTCCTTGGCAACACGCTGACCAAGATCGCTGGTGAAAAGGCTGGCATCATCAAACGCGGCGTTCCTTGTGTTGTTGGCCCGCAGCCCGAAGAGGCGATGGATGTGATCGAGGCCACCGCCGCCCGTCTGGGCGCGCCGCTGATCGCCTATGGTCAGCATTGGCACGTCTGGGAAGAACGCGGCCGCCTGATCTATCAGGATGAACGTGGCCTGTTGGACCTTCCGCTACCAAACTTGCCCGGCGCCCATCAGATCCAGAACGCCGGTGCTGCCATCGCCGCCCTGCGCCATCTGGGCAAGGATGACAGTGCCGCCGAGGCCGCCGTGACGCAGGCCTTCTGGCCCGCCCGCATGCAACGCCTTGCCGAGGGTCCGTTGGTCGAGGCCGCCCCCGAGGCCGAGCTGTGGCTTGACGGCGGGCATAACCCCGCCGCCGGTCAGGCCATTGGCAGCCATCTGGCCAGCCTGCCGAAACGACCGACCCATCTGATCTGCGGCATGCTCAACACCAAAGATATCTCGGGCTATCTGACCCCGATGATGCCCCATGTTGCCAGCCTGATCGCCGTGTCGATCCCGGATGAGCCAAACTCCCTGCCCGCTGAAGAGACCGCGCGTATGGCGCGCGAGGTTGGCATGCAGGCCTCTGAGGCCGACAATGTGCAAAGCGCCCTGGCGGCGATCGTCGCGGAGGAGCCCAACGCGCGGGTGCTGATCTGCGGTTCGCTCTATCTGGCGGGCGCGATTCTACGTGAAAACGGCTAA
- a CDS encoding AEC family transporter, which produces MIDVLLQTLPFFLLIAVGYGAGRTGFFPEEATAWLTRFVFYFALSAMLFRFSANLTLAEVFDLPFVWAYLTGTMAVYLLVTGVALLRGRGVEEAAVEAQCGVVGNVGFLGVPMLVMLLGEAAIGPVMLVLACDLIVFGSLIVIVITARRDGRLSPGVLLSVGLGLLKNPMIVSISLGLLWSASTWKLPGSINDFLAILGAAATPGALFAIGASLASKSAERLAVAAWLSFAKLVLHPAAVAATAYFIFSVEAYSAGVMIAAAALPVAGNVFILAQHYGVAPQRVSATILISTALSILTVSAIIAGL; this is translated from the coding sequence ATGATCGATGTTTTGCTTCAGACCCTGCCCTTCTTCCTGCTGATTGCTGTGGGCTACGGCGCCGGCCGGACAGGCTTTTTCCCGGAAGAGGCCACCGCCTGGCTCACCCGTTTTGTCTTTTACTTCGCACTGTCGGCGATGCTGTTTCGGTTTTCCGCCAACCTGACCCTGGCAGAGGTTTTCGATCTGCCCTTTGTCTGGGCCTACCTCACGGGCACAATGGCGGTATATCTTCTGGTCACCGGCGTGGCACTATTGCGCGGTCGCGGCGTCGAAGAGGCCGCGGTTGAGGCCCAATGCGGCGTTGTGGGCAACGTGGGTTTCCTCGGCGTGCCGATGCTGGTCATGCTGCTGGGCGAGGCCGCGATTGGACCGGTGATGCTGGTTCTGGCCTGTGACCTCATCGTCTTTGGCAGTCTGATCGTCATCGTCATCACCGCCCGCCGCGATGGCCGCCTGTCCCCCGGCGTCCTGCTCAGCGTCGGCCTGGGACTGCTGAAAAACCCGATGATTGTCTCCATCAGCTTGGGCCTTTTGTGGTCCGCGTCTACCTGGAAATTGCCCGGTTCGATCAATGATTTCCTGGCGATTTTGGGCGCCGCCGCCACCCCCGGCGCGCTCTTTGCGATCGGTGCCTCGCTGGCCAGCAAATCGGCCGAACGTCTGGCCGTGGCGGCATGGCTCAGCTTTGCCAAACTGGTGTTGCACCCCGCCGCCGTTGCCGCGACGGCCTATTTTATCTTCTCGGTGGAGGCCTATTCAGCCGGCGTGATGATCGCCGCCGCTGCCCTGCCCGTGGCAGGCAATGTGTTTATCCTGGCGCAGCACTACGGCGTGGCGCCACAGCGGGTTTCGGCCACCATCCTGATCTCAACCGCGCTCAGCATCCTCACGGTATCGGCGATCATCGCCGGTCTGTGA
- the accD gene encoding acetyl-CoA carboxylase, carboxyltransferase subunit beta, with translation MNWITNYVRPRINSIFSRREVPENLWTKCGECGTMLFHRELADNLNVCTNCDHHMAITPRARFENLFDGGIFTEVEVPTPITDPLQFRDQKKYPERMKAAQKKTGEKEAMLVATGEMGRTPIVAACQDFSFMGGSMGMYVGNAIIAAAEKAVELKRPLILFSAAGGARMQEGILSLMQMPRTTVAVQMLKEANLPYIVVLTHPTTGGVTASYAMLGDVQISEPNALICFAGPRVIEQTIREKLPEGFQRAEYLLDHGMLDRVTKRTEMRDELISITRMLLGLSPAIKGDLPAPAPVAASEDKPEESLSEALGGAEPDAK, from the coding sequence ATGAACTGGATCACCAATTATGTCCGTCCGCGGATCAACTCGATCTTCTCGCGCCGTGAGGTGCCTGAAAATCTGTGGACGAAATGTGGCGAATGCGGAACCATGTTGTTCCATCGTGAACTGGCCGACAATCTGAATGTCTGCACCAACTGTGATCACCACATGGCGATCACCCCCCGCGCCCGGTTTGAAAACCTGTTCGATGGCGGCATCTTCACCGAAGTTGAGGTGCCCACGCCGATCACCGATCCGCTGCAATTCCGCGATCAGAAAAAATACCCTGAGCGGATGAAAGCCGCGCAGAAGAAAACCGGTGAGAAAGAGGCCATGCTGGTCGCCACCGGCGAAATGGGCCGCACCCCGATTGTGGCCGCCTGTCAGGACTTCTCGTTCATGGGTGGCTCCATGGGCATGTATGTGGGAAACGCCATCATTGCCGCCGCTGAAAAAGCGGTGGAGCTGAAGCGCCCGCTGATCCTGTTCTCGGCCGCGGGCGGCGCCCGCATGCAGGAAGGCATCCTGTCACTGATGCAGATGCCGCGCACCACCGTGGCCGTGCAGATGCTGAAAGAGGCAAACCTGCCCTACATCGTTGTACTGACCCACCCCACCACCGGGGGTGTGACCGCGTCTTACGCCATGCTGGGTGATGTGCAGATTTCTGAACCCAATGCGCTGATCTGCTTTGCCGGTCCCCGTGTGATCGAACAGACCATCCGTGAAAAACTGCCAGAAGGCTTCCAGCGCGCCGAATACCTGCTGGATCACGGCATGCTGGACCGCGTGACCAAACGCACTGAGATGCGCGATGAGCTGATCTCCATCACCCGCATGCTGCTGGGCCTGTCACCCGCGATCAAAGGCGACCTGCCGGCCCCGGCACCTGTCGCCGCCAGCGAAGACAAACCCGAAGAGAGCCTGTCAGAGGCCCTCGGCGGCGCCGAGCCTGACGCAAAATGA
- a CDS encoding CPBP family intramembrane glutamic endopeptidase, producing the protein MTAYHPHHGYSAAARLTPDLPRLALGFVLIEVGYKLGLNLLDAVLVSAPDGFVDSYYSGTTRGGLLLQLFAFSLLILSVITVTRKLHFRSAVSLIGPPNQAWNDLRQVTLACLGGFLLIELLPPYYSYAGGVWNMPLAWLTTLPLAMIALLIQTGAEELLYRGYLQQQLAARFRATWVWMLVPNLLFAAAHWQPHAASNEAWEYVIWAFFFGLAASDLTARSGALGAAVGFHLANNAFAFLIFGEMGSTDSGLALMLFPAPEATGDSLLPPSAQDAAFPSARLIAELLVMLIIWLSARIAIRR; encoded by the coding sequence ATGACAGCCTACCACCCTCACCACGGCTACAGCGCAGCCGCGCGCCTGACCCCTGACCTGCCCCGGCTGGCCCTTGGCTTCGTCCTGATTGAGGTGGGCTATAAACTGGGTCTGAATCTGCTGGATGCCGTTCTGGTCAGCGCCCCGGACGGCTTTGTGGACAGCTACTATTCCGGCACCACACGCGGGGGTTTGCTGCTGCAGCTCTTTGCCTTTTCGCTGCTGATCCTCTCGGTCATCACCGTGACCCGCAAACTGCATTTTCGCAGCGCCGTCAGCCTGATCGGACCGCCAAATCAGGCCTGGAATGACCTACGGCAGGTGACATTGGCCTGCCTTGGGGGCTTTCTGCTGATCGAGCTGTTGCCGCCCTATTATTCCTACGCGGGCGGCGTGTGGAACATGCCGCTGGCCTGGCTGACCACTTTGCCGCTGGCGATGATCGCCCTGCTGATTCAAACCGGCGCTGAGGAGCTGCTCTATCGTGGCTATCTGCAGCAGCAACTTGCGGCCCGGTTCCGCGCCACTTGGGTCTGGATGCTTGTCCCCAACCTACTGTTCGCCGCCGCCCATTGGCAGCCCCATGCTGCCAGCAATGAGGCATGGGAATATGTGATCTGGGCCTTTTTCTTTGGCCTCGCCGCCTCGGATCTGACCGCGCGCAGCGGCGCTTTGGGGGCGGCTGTTGGCTTTCATCTGGCCAACAACGCCTTTGCCTTTCTGATCTTTGGCGAAATGGGAAGCACTGATTCTGGGCTGGCCCTGATGCTGTTCCCCGCGCCTGAGGCAACGGGCGACTCACTGCTGCCGCCATCCGCCCAAGACGCCGCTTTCCCCTCAGCGCGATTGATCGCAGAACTGCTGGTGATGCTGATAATCTGGCTTTCCGCCCGAATTGCCATCAGGCGCTGA